From the Vanacampus margaritifer isolate UIUO_Vmar chromosome 14, RoL_Vmar_1.0, whole genome shotgun sequence genome, the window cacgcacacacacacgcacacacacacacacacacacaaaaaatgatgtGAATTTGGTTCACACcgactttattttctttttaataagcATGTTGTCAAAACACGAGAAGAGAATGCAACTGTAAAATATATGGTACCAACTTGCTAATAACCACTTGTATCTCCCTGTTCTCCTCTTCTCTCAAATTCAGTAGAACTTGCTCCAAGATGGGAAGCTCCAAGTTCAGATATTGGGCCACCTGGCAGAAtacattggcaaaaaaaaaaaaaaaaagtagtcaaattcatgcaattttattctgtaggaaatgcagcATTGCACTTTAGTCAAATGTAGCTGGTGAATTCAAATAATTTTagaagtgttttgttgttaccgGGGGTCTCAATCTCAATGCTTCATGTATCACTTGATGAAGATGGAGGGGCACTCACATCATTGCTGACTTCCTCTTCATCCATGTCCATCAAAAATATCTTCATGGTGTCATCAGAGGGCCCCTGTAAGATACGTTCCCACAGCGGCTGGTCTCTGTTgctcatcttcttcttttctacataaaacaacatgaaattgCACAGGTCACTGAAACGTATTATAATGTGAAATTTTCAACTTTAGTTTACAACACAACATCTGTGCAgtataacaaacaaacaaaccttacCACCACTCTGGTGAACACAGTATAGTGCAAACTCCTGGGGGTCATTTTCTATCTGTGAGGGAGGAATTAAAAAGTCTGTAAGTTATATAAAATACTCATGTACAAATTGAAAACTATAGTCCATAAAAATGCAATCCAGTGACAAAAACGGAACAAGTCAACTCCCATTTTTTGggcgacaataatatgttctatgcagccccagtagtctaaatatggcattctggttaactcattcactggcattgacggctataaaattcaaaaattcatttgaactatttttattagtaaaacaatttcccccacttttgttaacaagagtttgaaaacctagattgttttttattgtattagaacagatataaaaattgggattaatcgtgagttaactaatgaagtcatgcgattaattacgatttatgatttttttaaaataatcttttctttaaaaaaaatattattattttttttttcataaattaggggcatcaggcgattaaaatttgtaatcctaattaatcgcatgacttcactagttaactcccgattaatatatatttttttacatctgttctaaatgtaccccaaattttttttctaggttttcatactcttgttaacaaaaatggaaaaaaatgttaaatagaaatagttcaaattaatttttgacgtcaatagtcgtcaatggcagcgaatgagttttaatattgcgttagtggaatatgagttaagcattttgtcacttgctgtcgactgaagatgacatcaatgttgctcaggtttcaggtaagaggtgagctgtgattggtccttgcctgagcactgagcaacattgatgtgattttcagtcgatagcaagtagcaaaatggctgcccgctAAGATGAACAAAAATGTCTGGATTTGGCTTCGTAATTTatattccgcaaatgtaatattaatcagaatgtcatgttcagaCTACTGAGTTCACATataagatattattgtcaagaaatgttgaaggttgacttccactttaactgaGGATGAATGTTGATATCATTGCTCACCTCACCTTGAATTTGTTTAATAGCTGTTCAATGACTTTGTTTGTGGTCATGCTACTATTAATACGGACTTTGGTCGCAGTGCCAAAAGAAGGAGTGAAGATGGATGTCTGTGGAAAcagacaaaaagacaaataccCATTAGAAAACTCTATGTATCAAATTATAAACAATTGGAGGCAATGGGACACCAGCAACCAGCATTTCCAGTTATCTTTGTAAAAGCAGAATTTCTTATTTTAGCTCTAGTAGGCTATTGATATGAATACGTTACTGTCCCTACAATTTTGTGGCCCGTGCGAGAATGTACAAAACCTTACTACAGTCATACCTTATAGTTATAGAAGTGTCCGTTGATAGAAAAGCGGTGctgtcgctctctctctctttgtgcGGCTGACTTCCCCCGGCGACTTCTCCTTTTGACCAGCGATGCGTCACTCATACAGCGGAACAGGTTCGACTCAGACTCCAGCTCGTAGCTCTTCTGCCTCAGAGGACGCAGTGTTGTGGTCTCATAAACAGCCCCTTTGTGATgtacaaagtatgaaaacaatcataaaatgggtgtaaataataatttgaaactGTATTTTGACCCCTTCCCTTTAATGGTTAGTCTATTCGAACTGTCAAATTGAATATTGTGCAAGTGAGTAAAATAGATATGTATAGTAGAAACGAAACAGAAAAACTCAAACTGATAAGAAAATGAATATCATAACTATTCTTTTATTGCTGGTTTTGTCTGTTTCTCACTGAAATATTTGTAAACATTGCCTTTTTTAACTTAAGTGCAtgaataattatatattataaaaaaatcaattcaattcaattatttggatgcaaaatattttttttttttaggaaagccTGCTATTTAACTAGAGTTTTACCGTACTCCATTTTGAAACCATACTAAAAGCAGTATAAAACATGTTCCTATGAAAAGTGCCCAAAAGTAGTAAACCTGGTAGAGGATTTTTGATGACAGTTTCATGTGGTGTACCAGCCATCTCGTCTATCTGGTGCAGGTCGACATACTCGCCCCATCGTGACATACCCCTGCAAAGACACAAGCGTGAAGAAATAGTAGTAGCAAAAGTGGCCTTACTGCACCGTAAGTCTACAAAAAGCAACAGGGCTCTTGCAACTTTGACCTATTgatgctttaaaaaatttttttaaaagtctaaaATTGAAATCAACCTCCTGTTTTCAAGTGGGCTGACTGGGTCAGATGACATCAAGGAAGCAGATGGAATCATCTGTTTCTCATCCTGTATTTTCAGCCGAATGGGTCTTCGGACTCCCCAGCAGATATTTAGAAAGCCTTCTACGACAACTTCCCCATCGTCACGCTGAATTAGGATCAAATCAACAAACAATTGCATCAGGAATTATTTTAAAGACAAAGGCCCaaacacaaatgattaaaatggtcattgtatttgatatattaacatgtaaaaataaaaataaaaataaaaataaaaataaaaataaaaataaaaataaaaataaaaataaaaataaaaataaaaataaaaataaaaataaaaataaaaataaaaataaaaataaaaataaaaatccattttCTAAAGCACTTAGTCACAGATGGGATAATTTGTTTTGGTGAGAGGTGAGGTAGACTTTGACTGGTTCAGCCAATCCAATCGCAGGCCACATATTCAAACTATTCACACACGTATTTACAACAATAGACAATGTGGCTGGGAAACCTTGGCTGACCTAATCAAACCCATGCAAGCATGATGAGAATATGCAAATTTCTCTCAGGAAGGCTAGAGCCCAGCAGCTCAGAACTGTGACTAAATGCGCCAACCACTCTGAGCTTCACTAAAGAAATCCAATGCTAGATAACAGTGCTTGATTTTGTTTAAACTGATGAGATAATgagataaaaaatacataaatgaaaacatcagaTGTGCATATAGTGTGTGACGTGATGATTGCTACCTGTAAGTAACTGAGATGTAGTTGAGTTTGGTCCTTGAGGAAGCAGTTGTGGGTGTTTATCAACGAGAGAAACTCTGCTCTAAGATCAATAGCGAtagataacaaaacaaaagcatttaaGATTCAATCAAACAGTGGGATGATGAACGTATTCCTGTTTCATTGTGAGTGTTAACTCATACTCACCTGGACAGAGTCCTCCCATCTCCTGCCTGGATCAGTGGAAGAAGACCTGCCCCATTCATTTCTGATTTCATCAACTACTGCAGAAAGACACAAAGACAATCAGATGTAGGGTGCGAGCAGGCGAAAGCAAAGCCAGCATgtgattagaaaaagaaataaaaacgctGTGGACATGTGTTTGTCATTGCTGCACATGATTCTAAAAATAGATGCGGAGAAATGATCAATTCACACacaataaatgcatttaatcTTACGTTTAACTTCACGATCCTTTCTTCGATTTCTGTCTGAGGCTCTTCTTTCTTCTCTGTTTTTcccagtctctctctctctctctccctctgtaGTTTTTGTGTTATATTTATCCCCTTCTCTCTCTGCTCCAGCCGTCACTCTCTTATGCTCTTCAAGAGAGTTAATAACAGTACTCCACCCAGTAACCAGTGATGACAGTCTGCACAGTATATAAACAGTGAATCGCTCTGCATTTATTCCTTTACTTTTCTTTCTCCCAATTCCTCAGTTTCCACTAGTGACACAACAGCAGAACTTACCCACTTGCTTCTCTGCAAGCGCTGTCTCAGCACGTTTGCTGCTAAGAAACATCCCAGGTATTTAGTAGTTGTCACCAGTAAAACCAcagcccccccccgcccccccatctAACCGACGTCTTCACAATGTGCATTTCACGCCAGAAGGAACAACATTTAAAGGCACATTGTTTGCTATTAGtagaaacgtttaaaaaaaaagagagagagcaatgatgatgacatgtcaaatcggtaaaattacagaatgaacaatactgagctctccagaaaaaaagaaagaaaaaaaaagtagaaacgttcaaactttttttttttttatatgtattgaAAAAGGCTAGAGGAAAGATTTCTAAAGACAGAAATACATAGTCATACATTTACTTGTGTACATTTGTAATACAATCTTTTATCATGAGCTAAATTCAATGATTAAATAGGACAAACCGTTCTTTATTCCTTAATTGTTGAATTGAGCATTTAACGAGTGTGATTTGGGTATGGGGTGAGACTTAATTTAAAAAGCAGATATACAGTAGTAGTATGTTGCCACACTGAGGAATATTgacaaaagtaacaaaatacaCCTCTTAGTTATTTCtactatacagtacattaaacaatttttttggtgCTGCACATTGAAATTGAGTTCCCTATTATGTCACCAGGGGGAGTAAGAGTAGTTCAATACTAGAATACGCAggctcaagcaaaaaaaaaaaaaaaggtaaggtttTTGGTAGATCCTATTTTACACCTTTATAATAAGAATTTATACAGAATGTAAGCATGttaattgttttatatatttttaaagctgTAAGCTCCCTTCCCCCACAAGTTCCTTTTAATATGAGAGTGAACTTGATCTTTTGTCAAGTCTTAACATGTAGCTTCTAAGGCCTGGAGCAAATAAATCACACCCAGGATGTTCCTACCTTcattgtgtgtatatgtgtgaatgtgtgtcacGAGCATGTCAGAAGTGTGTGCAAAACAAGTAATCAAAAGCATGTGTTCTTTAGGCAAcacagtgtttgtgtgtgccacaaacataaatgtaaattatgttttcattGTCAGGTATAATTCATTCTAAATAACTGGAACTACCCAGCAAAAGGATTTTTGAATTGGCCATCATAGCTTGTGCGCAGTTATTGGCTGCAGTAttttacacaataaaaaaaaaagaggtgtttATTGTGAAGTTGAAAAGCAGAAGGCTCATGTACCCGGTACGAAAGAAAGCATAAGGTAGATGATGGTGACACACACAGTTTCTTTGTACTGCCTTCCTCTATGCTGTTCACCTCTTAAATTTCTCTTACAATTGAGTAATATTAATATCAggtgcttacttttttttttttataaataaaaatgtaaataaactgcaCGTCTGAGACTGAATGTTAGAATCTCAGTTTTAATATCCATGTCAGCATcagctgttttatttaaaagttgAACAGATCATAAACCGAAACAAAGAAATGcgtatttatgtatgtaaaatgaaaaGTTGGTAGCACAATTTTTATTAGCTCTACACTTGACCATACTTTATATTAAGGCAAAACAGGGTATGATATAAAGATCAGTCCTACCTGACTAGCAATTCAATCTTCCAATGTTTGAATATGACTTTTTTCATGTTTGACGTCTTCTACTGTGAGTGTGTTCATGCatctgtgtgcatgtgtgtgttgatAGGTCCAGAGTTCAGCATACGAAGAGCTCAGGTATCAAAATGCAGCAGCTGGTTAATCATTGTAGGAGGAGGAAGGGTAGAAAGGTAGGGCATAAGGTCGGACATGACTGACACCAAATCCGACTTGCCTTTTGTGCCAAagtgggttgtgtgtgtgtgcgtgcgtgcatgtgtgtgtgtgagagagagagtgatatgcaaacataaatacaggtaaaaaagaaaaaagggggaaaaaagttcctCACTAATTTATTGCGTCAAAAATTTACACCTTTGTATTTTGCACAATACTCtacagcaggggtgggcacattcgggcctcgagggccggagtcctgcaggttttggatgttttccttcTCCAACAGTCAGCAAgcactgcataagcctgatacaGATCCTGTTTATTGGAATCAACTgcattggagcagggaaacatccaaaacctgcaggtctccgcccttgaggaccgagtttgcccaccactgctatACAGTGTATTATTccatacttatttattttattttatttgcaggaTAACATGTTTTGTACCATATCCTCCAATTGAACACAGCATgctcttttatttgtaaaaacgGTAAATTCttttagttatttgtttttattcaaaggTGTCAAATTACATCAAGGATAATaccaatacattaaaaaatataaaacgtgCATAGCAAAACAATTTACatcaaatttaaatataaaataaatgaatgtgttACTTCCGACGTTTTTAATACATTGACGCATTTCCTGTATATGTTAAGCTAACGTCTGCCTCCCCACCACTCTGAAAAGGTGAACTTTGaagcaatgcaaaaaaaaaaaaaatcgttataATCAGTTAAGATGTTAATCTgataattagaagatgtttgagtcataaatggtcaaataaaaaggctattgtaaagatatttttgggcaaaaatcCTCCACAGGGCATCATTTAGGCACACATTTACAGCATTGTCAATGTTAGAGCTAtaccaccatctagtggttgaAGTGTTTAAAACATGTTTAGACCGAGAGGACCTTTGTTAGTTCAGTAGCCTGCTACAACCCCATAGCAATATTCATGACACGAGCCTCATGTTGTCAGATGAcaggacacaaaataaacacagtaAATTATCAGGTAAATGTCTGGCACTgtgacacacaaaaataaagacaatagCTGTATCTCATCACTGTACAAAATTAGACTAATCTGTCAACGGTACAACAATAGTTGACTACATCCGATGTAAGAAGGATGAAAAGCCAGTGAAGTGCCATtcctttccaaaaataaatcacagcaTACAGTCAGCAGGCAACAGGTGGATTCAAAGGCCTCCTGCACTGTTTACGCTATATGTAACATAGTAAAATGTGGGTTTTATGTGTTTTCCAGGAATTGTTTTTGAAGAATATATACAAAGAGGTGCAACACTGAACAAACATTAAATGATCTTATTGTTAAGATGAACCCATTTCCTGTTACTTATCATACCATATTACTTTGTTTAAAACAGAATTATGTCTTGAACTTCTATGTTGTCCTCATTCTGTGAAATTaggtttttctttgttttcctgTTATAGCATTCCGACGCTTATAAACAGTGGAGTGGTTTTGCAACACTGGAGCCTTTGAAGCTTTTGAGTGTGGCTCTAAACTCTGAGCGACTTGACTGCATGTGAGGATAAGTTAGCAGCTGCCACTGTCACTCACAATGCTAACACACATTAAGTGAGATGGTCAGTGTTAAGTAAGCATGGCAGTCTGACTACTACGGTGCACACCGAAGAAAATAGAAGGTATCATACGGGAATATAATATCAAGCTTTCGGAAATAAGAAACTGGGCACAAGTGGCTCAATTCTGAGCCGGGATGAATAATTTTGGACTCAACTCAGTCTTGAAGATCTTCTCTCTTCTAGTTGTGGTTAGTTTGACTAATGGCATACAGAGAGGTAAGTGGAGCCATGTTGAATGTTTTGCGACTTTTCAAGCAAATGTAATTCTCAATTAACATGaagttattatatttattgcGCTTGTATGTAAAGTGtagaaatgaaaggaaatatcATGACATGTAGCCTGTTCTCTCTCGCTATGTTTGCTATGTAAAGGCTTCAAACGCAGTATGTCACCCTGAGATCACCAGCTGATCACCACATCCTGCAAGGGCACGGGGGAAGGTGTTTATTGACCAACATAGTGTACTGTAGATACGTCTAAAATCGAATGATTTGATTTCCACGGTGAAGTATATTAACTGACTGGAAATGTCGACTAGGTTATTGATATTGTCTGAGGTACGTTAAAGCAGGTGTGCGGGGTTATGAGGCTCGTCAAACATATTGCAGttatatttaaatgaataataggTCAAACTGAATGTGTTGTAGTCAGATGTATCTACTTCATGTTTTAGCTAAATtacagataatggatggattgacCTACATAGAAATGGCAATTGTCTTCACTTGTAACAGATATtgcaagcatttaaaaaaaaaaaaaaaatcaccaaagcattaattgaaaaatatttgtacgCTTAAATATTTGCTTGCCATCATTTTTCCTgactttgaatttcaaatgtatATAGTACAAATAGGGTAATTTTGTATGACATTACATATTTTGTATGGCTTTCACACTCATAACAGCCCTCTGAGGGAGACCATAACTATGATGTGCCCAGTGACAAAAACACATCACAATGCTCACCAAACTATATTTTGCTAGATTTTCtgagatctaaaaaaaatacaaggtcTTGCCACCATGTACACagtttaaactatttctatgtGTCTATAGCGGAactttcacccccaaaaaataaaaaataaataaaaaaaatagtatgatTTGAAGGTTTAGTTGcatatgccaaaaaaaaaaaaaagagctactAAGCCAAGCAAGAGACTGCTGAACCTGTGCACAATTTCCCAGAGTGACGCCGCATCATATGATGATCAAATGTGAAACATTAATAAGGCCAGAAACTAGTCATATGCCTGATACTTTAATCGTGCATACCTGAAAACCAATTGTAgcttccaacaaaaaaaaaaaacggtcaaacCCTCCATCTCCATCCAACCCCCATCTTTCAAATTCTGACTGAACGGATGCCATGAATAAAATCAATGTCGACTGTTCCCAATGCAGAGTAAAGCCAGATGGAAGTGGGTTGTCATAATTTTTATTCCCATCATTTGCATTGcccacttttttgggggggatccacaaaaatcatcaaatatgtGAAATCATTATTTATCTTAATCTAATCATCATCTGCAACTACATTGAATTACGTGTTGGAAAGTCCTGTAAAAGTCAGAATGAAATATTATGCTTGTTTGTAAGATGCTTGTGAttataaaagattattttttcagTGTTTGGTTAGAAAACAAGTAGTGTGTTTTCTTGAACTTTGTTGGCTCTTTTGACCatctataatttaaaaaaaaagtgtgtaaagGTTCTTGTCACTTTGAATCTGTGTTTCCTGactcaatgatgttttttttttctcttgttagaACTCAACAAGCAGTTACTCATAAGATAGCATCTGATTCCTTGCCACGTAAACAAATCCACTGTGTATTGCGCAACCGCATCAAAGGCAAATACAACTGATAATGTGACATAAAGATTGGAAAAATCCCAGGGGCGTTATTATAAATGACCACAAAGACCAAAGAAAACAGACGTTTGAGGCTATTAATGTGCTCTATAAACAAACGCCAGTGTTTATTTCCACCAATATTTGGTAACTTTTTAGATGTGCTCCATCtggtgcattattattattatttaattatctaATTCGTAAGGACAGTATAGGCAACGACGGGTAAAACAAGACTCGCCAATGTGAAAATGCAACATAATGTTGTACATTGCACTATGGCAGCTAAAAGCTAATGTCAACATGTAAACACTAGCCAGCTTGGTGTATTATATTttcgttattatttttattacaaactGTAGCAGTAAATTATGTTTGACTTGAGTTTGACTTCCGTTCGCTTTTCAATTCAAGTAGCCCCTTTCAGCAGCAGTGACCTACAGTTTATCCCAAACAAAATAAACCTCATGCTTTCCTATTCATTCCTTATCTTTTACAttcttttttagttttcattaattCTGTCTTCTTTTTATATTCTCTTCTACTGCTAAGTTCGTACAAAGTTTAATGCAAACCTGATGTCTCCGGTCAGATAGATGTGGATGCGATTTCATCCCTCTGCTACGAGcactgtccatgtttgtctTGGTGTCCTTCGCAATATATTCctcagacaaaaaataaatatctgatACTGTGTTACTTTTCTATTACTCTTGTCTGATAAGTCATTCTCGCTTACTGTTATAAATTaagtgttaaaggggaagttaacccatatatatatatatatatatatatatatatatatatatatatatatatatatatatatatatatatatatatatacaataatatgttctatgcagccccactagtctaaatatggtattctggttaatattgcattagtggaatatgaatccagccgttttaaaaaaatctcatggggcggccattttgccacttgctttcgactgaagatgacatcaatgttgctcaggtctgcggtaacaaccaatcacagcgcagctttagaaaacaggtgagctctgattggttgtcgcctgagccctgaacaacattgatgtcatcttcagtcgacagctcgtggcaaaatggccgcccctgagatggatgaaaacggctggatttcactgcttaactcatatatcactaatgcaatattaaccagaataccatatatGGACTAGAGGGGtttaataaaacatattattgtcaagaaatgattatggttgacttccactatAAACAATGTGTAATTGAAATTATtactaaaaactaaacaaaataatgttcctttttaatgcaacaaaaaaaatagcttcTTATCCTCAAATGAAAAGCTTCTTTGATTTGACTTCTGTATAAATAGTCACATAATCTGTATACTTTCCAATAGAATGTAAATTTGCTTATAGTTACTCCATTTGAATACTCTCTTTCTAGCACCTCGTATTGTGACATTATTGGAGACAGTGGATGTACTACTGGATCACAATGCAACCTTCATCTGTGAGGTCGAATCCCGACCTTCAGCAGACATCACATGGACCAAGAATAACCAACCAATAATGTAAGTTAACTTTGAAATCATCTTCCGCTACAGCACTCCATCTCTGTCAGCTTGCGTTTGCAGGTTTTATCATAAAACTGGGACGTTCATTCATTGTCCTTGTTTGTCCTACTAGGTACTATGACTCGAGGTACCTTACTCGAGAACAGGGACAAATGCTTCTTATCCCTCACGTAAGAGAGAATGACAACGGCGAGTACTGCTGCCTTGCCAATAACGGGATTGGAGAGCCAGCCAAGAGCTGCGGAGCGCTCCAGTTAAAAATGAGTATGTCTGCTTCCAGTTTAAACCGTCAATCAACAATGGTTCAAGAACCGTCTTTGGAGTCCTGAATGTCTTAACGCTTGTCCTTTTCTGAACCAGAGCCCCAAATCAAGCGCCATCCAACAAATGTGACCCTTTTGGTTGAGTCCAAAGCAGTATTGCCATGTGTTACTCTCGGTAACCCAAAACCAGACATCACCTGGCTTAAAGACGATGAGCTTATCAAGGTAGAGTTAAACGTTCCCTACTTTTGTctttgtgacattttcattcTGACAAAACTTCTCACAGGTTAGTGACCGTGTCAATATTCTTGACTATGGCGCACTGAAGATCAACTATATTCAGAAAGAAGATGCGGGGCAGTATCGATGTGTGGCCAGGAATAGCTTTGGTTTGGCATTTTCCAAGCCTGTCACTATTGAAGTGCAAGGTCAGTATTCATATTTTCCAATGTGGATTGGATTCCtgtggtgcgctcagtagtcgtaGTGGACTTGTTGCTACTGTTGTGATGGCACAccgtgtgatttatttatttttaatcccttcatactatcaTACTATGCTAAGCAAACAATAAATTAGACGAATGTGTGCAACATTAATTCACATGTAAAACAAAACGTATGGCATTacgcagggttcaattctggggcctctgctgttttcattgtaactGCTGGCCCTAggttccataaaaaaaaaaacagcagtattttatttagttttttttaaagctactgaacgtagaatattccatttcgaatcgctactgccacctgctgacaaaaaatgaaactgcacatacacttcttcacatacacaacgtGGTGAAagcgcacattacgtcacatccgcagacagagcaCGGGAAATTAGAACCTGAATCCgttctgaaaactattggcagaggcttgcaggagtactcaTTGTGAACAGCCAAGGTGTTAATGTACTAATTAGtagacatttcagtcataaatggtcagaTAAAAAGGCTACTGAGTTGAGTGATGGCTGTCAGCGTCCTGCTATACTCTACATAGACGAATCTTTCAAAGTTAAATACCTTCAAAGTGAAAAAGTCATATTTGTTGCAGATGTTAAGGCTGG encodes:
- the rassf6 gene encoding ras association domain-containing protein 6 isoform X1, which codes for MKSEMNGAGLLPLIQAGDGRTLSRAEFLSLINTHNCFLKDQTQLHLSYLQRDDGEVVVEGFLNICWGVRRPIRLKIQDEKQMIPSASLMSSDPVSPLENRRGMSRWGEYVDLHQIDEMAGTPHETVIKNPLPGAVYETTTLRPLRQKSYELESESNLFRCMSDASLVKRRSRRGKSAAQRERERQHRFSINGHFYNYKTSIFTPSFGTATKVRINSSMTTNKVIEQLLNKFKIENDPQEFALYCVHQSGEKKKMSNRDQPLWERILQGPSDDTMKIFLMDMDEEEVSNDVAQYLNLELPILEQVLLNLREEENREIQVVISKYHNHHRVLSRVLSNKISPHIETSV
- the rassf6 gene encoding ras association domain-containing protein 6 isoform X2; protein product: MGGLCPEFLSLINTHNCFLKDQTQLHLSYLQRDDGEVVVEGFLNICWGVRRPIRLKIQDEKQMIPSASLMSSDPVSPLENRRGMSRWGEYVDLHQIDEMAGTPHETVIKNPLPGAVYETTTLRPLRQKSYELESESNLFRCMSDASLVKRRSRRGKSAAQRERERQHRFSINGHFYNYKTSIFTPSFGTATKVRINSSMTTNKVIEQLLNKFKIENDPQEFALYCVHQSGEKKKMSNRDQPLWERILQGPSDDTMKIFLMDMDEEEVSNDVAQYLNLELPILEQVLLNLREEENREIQVVISKYHNHHRVLSRVLSNKISPHIETSV